The proteins below are encoded in one region of Peptococcaceae bacterium:
- a CDS encoding IreB family regulatory phosphoprotein has product MMYKVKSDEDIKAGAVLHHVYNALKEKGYNPINQLVGYLLSGDPAYITNHNNARSMIRKLERDELLEELVRSYLGK; this is encoded by the coding sequence ATGATGTATAAGGTGAAGTCCGATGAGGATATTAAAGCTGGTGCTGTCTTGCACCATGTGTACAATGCCCTCAAGGAAAAGGGTTACAACCCCATCAACCAGCTGGTGGGATATCTTTTATCGGGAGACCCGGCTTACATCACCAACCACAACAATGCCCGTTCCATGATTCGAAAACTGGAACGCGATGAGTTGCTGGAAGAACTGGTTCGCAGT